Proteins from one Deinococcus actinosclerus genomic window:
- a CDS encoding peptidylprolyl isomerase, with product MKQFLLTALLLSGAALAQTDTTAPATPAPAITAPAPTTAAPAQDPAAVVARVGAQSYTLATYEQAFRLAVARVLNAQGIPFEDSYLTQFAEARADFLKQYVRDRAVEQLARASGSADAAVIDTQMQEARADFKDDAEFLDALKATGYGSADDLRAELERRAVVNAYLEKVQGRFTFGDALVNGFYNLHKAEFQRDPEACVKHILVPTQAEAQAIAKELEGGADFAALAKARSQDPGSAAQGGDLGCFGPGEMVASFDTASFKGPLNKVQTVQSQFGWHLVLVTKRTEAGLMPLTEAAPLIRAKLSSEAAQKYLDAQIAKLRTESFPDRVQVTVAPADK from the coding sequence GTGAAACAATTCCTGTTGACTGCCCTGCTGCTGTCCGGGGCTGCCCTGGCTCAGACCGACACGACCGCCCCGGCGACGCCGGCCCCGGCCATCACGGCCCCCGCCCCCACGACCGCCGCGCCCGCCCAGGACCCGGCGGCCGTCGTGGCCCGCGTGGGCGCGCAGTCGTACACCCTCGCCACCTACGAGCAGGCGTTCCGCCTGGCCGTGGCCCGCGTGCTGAACGCCCAGGGCATCCCCTTCGAGGATAGCTACCTGACCCAGTTCGCCGAGGCCCGCGCGGACTTCTTGAAGCAGTACGTGCGTGACCGCGCCGTGGAGCAGCTCGCCCGCGCGTCCGGCAGCGCCGACGCGGCGGTGATCGACACCCAGATGCAGGAAGCCCGCGCGGACTTCAAGGACGACGCCGAGTTCCTGGACGCCCTGAAGGCCACCGGGTACGGCAGCGCCGACGACCTGCGCGCCGAACTGGAACGCCGCGCCGTGGTGAACGCGTACCTGGAGAAGGTGCAGGGCCGCTTCACGTTCGGGGACGCGCTGGTGAACGGGTTCTACAACCTGCACAAGGCCGAGTTCCAGCGCGACCCGGAAGCCTGCGTGAAGCACATCCTGGTGCCCACCCAGGCCGAGGCGCAGGCCATCGCCAAGGAGCTCGAGGGCGGCGCGGACTTCGCGGCGCTCGCCAAGGCCAGGAGTCAGGATCCGGGCAGCGCCGCGCAGGGCGGCGACCTGGGCTGCTTCGGCCCCGGCGAGATGGTCGCGTCCTTCGACACGGCCAGCTTCAAGGGCCCGCTGAACAAGGTGCAGACCGTGCAGTCCCAGTTCGGCTGGCACCTCGTGCTCGTCACCAAGCGCACCGAGGCCGGCCTGATGCCCTTGACGGAGGCCGCGCCGCTGATCCGCGCCAAACTGTCGAGCGAGGCGGCGCAGAAGTACCTCGACGCGCAGATCGCCAAACTGCGCACCGAAAGCTTCCCCGACCGGGTCCAGGTGACGGTCGCGCCCGCCGACAAGTAA
- a CDS encoding lipid II:glycine glycyltransferase FemX, whose amino-acid sequence MRLNLVETTDPRVYDDAVRTLPITSALQGWGYGEARRQLGQTPARYLIQQGGRTVGALQLIRKRLVPGFSTLYAPRGPALESLDLLPDVADAVKRIARPTDALLKIEPPVPFLAAEGVTLPEGYGPFRRADTEQPEHTIVADLTRSEDELFADLHSMARRNVRTAQKLGVVAGRDDDFDAFWEIFTATNERAKLGAFPRAYYETMLREGNAHGGEAYIVLSRYQGRALAGGFFLAMGKGTYYLFGGSVRDDRVNEDGSPLKDAKAPDAFYWNAMLDAKQRGYELFDFWGIPRVLDESKHSYGVFKMKLKFSEQRVWYPAYDLNLNPAAPAIVRALRWRKTQNNLRKRGSADDVL is encoded by the coding sequence GTGCGCCTGAACCTCGTGGAAACCACCGACCCGCGCGTCTATGACGACGCCGTGCGGACCCTGCCCATCACCAGTGCCCTGCAGGGCTGGGGCTACGGCGAGGCCAGGCGGCAGCTCGGGCAGACCCCCGCCCGGTACCTGATCCAGCAGGGTGGCCGCACGGTCGGCGCCCTGCAACTGATCCGCAAGCGGCTCGTGCCGGGCTTCAGCACCCTGTACGCCCCGCGCGGCCCCGCGCTGGAGTCGCTGGACCTGCTGCCCGACGTCGCCGACGCGGTGAAGCGCATCGCGCGGCCCACCGACGCCCTGCTGAAGATCGAGCCGCCCGTGCCGTTCCTGGCGGCCGAGGGCGTCACGCTGCCCGAGGGCTACGGCCCGTTCCGCCGCGCCGACACCGAGCAGCCGGAGCACACCATCGTGGCCGACCTGACCCGCAGCGAGGACGAGCTCTTCGCGGACCTGCACTCCATGGCGCGGCGCAACGTCCGCACCGCGCAGAAGCTCGGCGTCGTGGCCGGGCGCGACGACGACTTCGACGCGTTCTGGGAGATCTTCACCGCCACGAACGAACGCGCCAAACTCGGGGCGTTCCCCCGCGCGTACTACGAGACCATGCTGCGTGAGGGCAACGCGCACGGCGGCGAGGCGTACATCGTCCTGTCGCGCTACCAGGGCCGCGCCCTGGCTGGGGGCTTCTTCCTGGCGATGGGCAAGGGGACCTACTACCTGTTCGGCGGCAGCGTCCGCGACGACCGCGTGAACGAGGACGGCAGCCCCCTGAAGGACGCCAAGGCCCCGGACGCCTTCTACTGGAACGCCATGCTCGACGCCAAGCAGCGCGGGTACGAGCTCTTCGACTTCTGGGGCATTCCGCGCGTGCTGGACGAGAGCAAGCACTCGTACGGCGTGTTCAAGATGAAGCTGAAGTTCAGCGAGCAGCGCGTCTGGTACCCCGCGTACGACCTGAACCTCAACCCCGCCGCGCCCGCCATCGTCAGGGCGCTGCGCTGGCGCAAGACGCAGAACAACCTCCGCAAACGCGGCAGCGCCGACGACGTGCTGTAG
- a CDS encoding GNAT family N-acetyltransferase: MSSPADLSPAAVSLRGRRPRDVPVLTRWLTDPDAAWRAWDAPYLPPGDTTANLQRYAQALASSPPNPNERVIDVGGVVVGMVNRAEEDPVGGGWWDLGILIYSAEHWGRGLGSRALALWVQATLDETDAHVLTFSTWGGNDRMIRAALRLGFREAGRVREARVVRGERFDAVRLDLLRREWPGLDGRR, encoded by the coding sequence GTGTCCTCCCCTGCCGACCTCTCCCCTGCCGCCGTGAGCCTGCGGGGTCGCCGCCCGCGTGACGTGCCGGTGCTGACCCGCTGGCTGACCGACCCGGACGCCGCGTGGCGCGCCTGGGACGCCCCGTACCTGCCCCCTGGGGACACCACCGCGAACCTGCAGCGGTACGCGCAGGCGCTGGCGTCCAGCCCGCCGAACCCGAACGAGCGGGTGATCGACGTGGGCGGCGTGGTGGTGGGCATGGTGAACCGCGCCGAGGAGGACCCGGTGGGGGGCGGCTGGTGGGATCTGGGCATCCTGATCTACTCGGCGGAGCACTGGGGTCGGGGCCTGGGGTCGCGGGCGCTGGCGCTGTGGGTGCAGGCCACGCTGGACGAGACCGACGCGCACGTCCTGACCTTCAGCACCTGGGGCGGGAACGACCGCATGATCCGCGCGGCCCTGCGGCTGGGCTTCCGGGAGGCCGGGCGGGTGCGCGAGGCGCGCGTGGTGCGCGGCGAGCGCTTCGACGCGGTGCGGCTGGACCTGCTGCGGCGCGAGTGGCCGGGCCTGGACGGGCGGCGCTGA
- a CDS encoding diacylglycerol kinase — translation MRSDGSAWNARRWQRSAGFAWAGVRHAYRTQANFRIECWAAALALGAALALRVPLAPVALACALVLSLELVNTALEATVDLVSPERHPLAKVAKDAAAAAVLIASAGALLVAAGTLLPALLRALKLS, via the coding sequence ATGCGCAGTGACGGCTCGGCCTGGAACGCGCGGCGCTGGCAGCGCTCGGCGGGGTTCGCGTGGGCGGGCGTCCGGCACGCCTACCGCACGCAGGCGAATTTCCGCATCGAGTGCTGGGCCGCCGCCCTGGCGCTGGGGGCGGCGCTGGCCCTGCGCGTCCCGCTCGCCCCCGTGGCGCTGGCCTGCGCGCTGGTGCTGAGCCTGGAACTCGTGAACACCGCGCTGGAGGCGACCGTGGATCTCGTCAGCCCGGAGCGGCACCCGCTGGCGAAGGTGGCGAAGGACGCCGCCGCCGCCGCCGTGCTGATCGCGTCGGCGGGCGCGCTGCTCGTCGCGGCGGGCACGCTGCTGCCCGCGCTGCTGCGGGCGCTGAAGCTCAGCTGA
- the ybeY gene encoding rRNA maturation RNase YbeY: MIDLIVRKTPPAGLRPALRGSLEAVMVHFGVPEREVTVVLVGDRTIRALKREHWGEDAVTDVLSFPTWEPGDPFIPPHLGDIVISLDTAARQAEARGHSLTREVALLASHGLTHLVGHDHPHAEGLGFEEGATGPEWAVFHGAWDAARAALPDGA, translated from the coding sequence GTGATTGATCTGATTGTCCGCAAGACGCCCCCCGCCGGTCTGCGTCCCGCGCTGCGCGGGAGCCTGGAGGCGGTGATGGTGCACTTCGGCGTGCCGGAGCGCGAGGTGACGGTCGTGCTCGTCGGGGACCGCACCATCCGCGCCCTGAAGCGCGAGCACTGGGGTGAGGACGCCGTGACGGACGTGCTGAGTTTCCCCACCTGGGAGCCGGGTGATCCGTTCATCCCGCCTCACCTGGGGGACATCGTGATCAGCCTGGACACCGCCGCGCGGCAGGCAGAGGCGCGCGGGCACAGCCTGACGCGCGAGGTGGCGCTCCTGGCCAGCCACGGCCTGACGCATCTGGTGGGGCACGACCATCCGCACGCGGAGGGCCTGGGCTTCGAGGAGGGCGCGACCGGCCCCGAGTGGGCGGTCTTCCACGGCGCGTGGGACGCGGCCCGCGCGGCCCTGCCCGACGGGGCCTGA
- the aroE gene encoding shikimate dehydrogenase → MHGAAFAHAGLRGTYEARRVSAAELPAAVAGLRAPDVLGANLSLPHKEAALPLLDALSDAARAIGAVNTVIHEAGQLRGENTDAPGLLAALRDAGLAELSPGAPVVILGAGGAARAAAFVALRDLRRPAWIVNRTLERAQALADEFRAFGEVRAASAGATPWDAAPLVINASSAGLNDPGQTPLDAALLARLPAGALVYDMVYKPAETRLMREARALGLSADNGLGMLAHQARLAFRAWTGADVPAHVFLDALRPPEPA, encoded by the coding sequence ATGCATGGCGCGGCCTTCGCGCACGCCGGGCTGCGCGGCACCTACGAGGCGCGGCGCGTGAGCGCCGCCGAACTGCCCGCCGCCGTCGCGGGCCTGCGCGCGCCGGACGTGCTGGGCGCGAACCTCAGCCTGCCGCACAAGGAAGCGGCGCTGCCGCTACTCGATGCGCTCAGTGACGCCGCGCGCGCCATCGGCGCGGTGAACACCGTCATCCACGAGGCCGGGCAGCTGCGCGGCGAGAACACCGACGCGCCCGGCCTGCTGGCGGCCCTGCGCGACGCTGGCCTCGCCGAGCTCTCGCCCGGCGCGCCGGTCGTGATCCTGGGCGCCGGGGGCGCGGCGCGCGCCGCCGCCTTCGTGGCGCTGCGCGACCTGCGCCGCCCGGCCTGGATCGTGAACCGCACCCTGGAGCGCGCGCAGGCCCTCGCGGACGAGTTCCGGGCGTTCGGGGAGGTGCGGGCGGCGTCCGCCGGGGCCACGCCCTGGGACGCCGCGCCGCTGGTCATCAACGCCAGCAGCGCCGGCCTGAACGACCCCGGGCAGACCCCGCTGGACGCCGCCCTGCTGGCCCGGCTGCCGGCGGGGGCGCTCGTGTACGACATGGTCTACAAGCCCGCCGAGACCCGCCTGATGCGCGAGGCGCGCGCCCTCGGCCTGAGCGCCGACAACGGCCTGGGCATGCTGGCCCATCAGGCGCGGCTGGCCTTCCGCGCCTGGACGGGCGCGGACGTGCCCGCCCACGTGTTCCTGGACGCCCTGCGGCCCCCGGAGCCCGCGTGA
- a CDS encoding CHASE domain-containing protein: protein MTALHRARGRQVPLQVMLLVVILTLLVAFVVHAFVQEQQRSRFEREADAYTQALRERVSVYERLLEATRSSWLTLGPSSTEQDFVRYVNGLNLADRYPGVQALGYAARIPSGASAALQTELRRTVAPDVQIRASGPVQPERVVISRVAPSTPTNLAVLGYDMNSEPLRRAAFQAAARSGQAQVTAPLGLAQRDAQGRAIPGFLIVLPVTVAGRSGMLYLAVRSDAFLQGLLPAPGTPGTGAPLRPEVRLAGQSLTAGTSAGTPVFRTRTDLNLAGQSWTLEFTAGSDFGRDEAAPLPYLIALLGLLIAGFSFMTVKAQVDARSRAERLNVSLNGARALQEAARAEFEAIFQSMQDAAVFTDAEGRIRLVNRALRDWLGRDDLEGRPLGIIHADRRLDGRSRFAPLSTSYVRADGSVFSGEAQRSEVLSPDGTPLGLLEVVRDIRERVAAEQAVQAEERRSRAILDALPTVVQLSGRSGRVRYRNLAHQQQLGRADLAEHLRPEERGAFAQWREQVGASGRDASSEWQLTTARGERWFQVRVNPVRDPTDPGEQTLSGWVTTATDIHDRLVAERRAQRNEERYRAVLEGMPQIVWLTDPRGTFAYFNRRWSEFVGEARAAQPLSSLIHPEDRADYQRGWQAALSTGRAFEAEHRLLRADGQYRAFVTRGLPVLDGEGQVMEWVGTSTDVDDQVYAEQTARLLADVTEQLAGRSDDPSHLRHDRYRAALARLDTRFVDSGALWTVSPTQLVAVSSPSATWHAAALQVVAGRAIEQVMSSEDPVFIDADPALHRVHATGALFYPLTGRDGALIGVLGLLYRQALTARDQDLAQELAGRFASALTNDRLQERVLAAQADLQLLNQSLEERVQQRTRELESANRELEAFSYSVSHDLRTPLRHIVGFGELLAKETGEGLSPKGQRYLTVIKDSASRMSQLIDDLLAFSRMGRQEMRQVPVDLRRVIETSWHSLEPDRAGRVIRFTLPDRLPTVQGDESLLTLVFTNLLSNAIKYSRGREEAQVTVSAETTQHEVTVNVRDNGLGFDPRYADKLFGVFQRLHRADEFEGIGIGLANVRRIVTRHGGRVSAEGRPGEGATFSVTLPLQGPA, encoded by the coding sequence GTGACGGCGCTGCACCGGGCGCGCGGACGTCAGGTGCCCCTGCAGGTCATGCTGCTGGTGGTGATCCTGACCCTGCTCGTGGCGTTCGTGGTGCACGCGTTCGTGCAGGAGCAGCAGCGCAGCCGCTTCGAGCGGGAAGCCGACGCGTACACCCAGGCCCTGCGGGAGCGCGTCTCGGTGTACGAGCGCCTGCTGGAAGCCACCCGGTCGAGCTGGCTGACCCTGGGGCCCAGCAGCACCGAGCAGGACTTCGTGCGGTACGTCAATGGCCTGAACCTCGCCGACCGCTACCCCGGCGTGCAGGCGCTCGGCTACGCCGCCCGCATTCCCAGCGGCGCGTCGGCGGCGCTCCAGACCGAGCTGCGGCGCACGGTGGCGCCCGACGTCCAGATCCGCGCCAGCGGCCCGGTGCAGCCCGAGCGGGTCGTGATCTCGCGCGTGGCGCCCAGCACGCCCACCAACCTGGCGGTGCTGGGGTACGACATGAACAGCGAGCCGCTGCGCCGCGCGGCCTTCCAGGCGGCGGCCCGCAGCGGGCAGGCGCAGGTGACCGCGCCGCTGGGCCTCGCGCAGCGGGACGCGCAGGGCCGCGCCATACCGGGCTTCCTGATCGTCCTGCCGGTCACGGTCGCGGGGCGCAGCGGCATGCTGTACCTCGCGGTGCGCTCCGACGCCTTCCTGCAGGGACTGCTGCCCGCGCCGGGCACGCCGGGCACCGGCGCGCCGCTGCGGCCGGAGGTGCGGCTGGCCGGTCAGTCCCTCACGGCCGGGACGTCGGCGGGCACGCCGGTGTTCCGCACCCGCACCGACCTGAACCTGGCGGGGCAGTCCTGGACGCTGGAGTTCACGGCCGGCAGCGACTTCGGGCGCGACGAGGCGGCGCCGCTGCCGTACCTGATCGCCCTGCTGGGCCTGCTGATCGCCGGGTTCTCGTTCATGACCGTCAAGGCGCAGGTGGACGCCCGCAGCCGGGCCGAGCGGCTGAACGTCTCCCTGAATGGCGCCCGCGCGCTGCAGGAGGCGGCCCGCGCGGAATTCGAGGCGATCTTCCAGTCCATGCAGGACGCCGCCGTGTTCACCGACGCCGAGGGCCGCATCCGGCTGGTCAACCGGGCCCTGCGGGACTGGCTGGGCCGGGACGATCTGGAGGGCCGTCCGCTGGGCATCATTCACGCCGACCGGCGGCTCGACGGGCGCAGCCGCTTCGCGCCGCTGTCCACCAGCTACGTGCGCGCCGATGGCAGCGTCTTTTCCGGCGAGGCGCAGCGCAGCGAGGTGCTCTCCCCGGACGGCACGCCGCTGGGCCTGCTGGAAGTCGTGCGGGACATCCGCGAGCGGGTGGCGGCCGAGCAGGCCGTGCAGGCCGAGGAGCGGCGCTCGCGGGCCATCCTGGACGCCCTGCCGACCGTGGTGCAGCTCTCGGGCCGCAGCGGCCGCGTCCGTTACCGCAACCTCGCGCACCAGCAGCAGCTGGGCCGGGCGGATCTGGCCGAGCACCTGCGGCCCGAGGAGCGCGGCGCCTTCGCGCAGTGGCGCGAGCAGGTGGGCGCCAGCGGCCGCGACGCCAGCAGCGAGTGGCAGCTCACCACCGCGCGCGGCGAGCGCTGGTTTCAGGTGCGGGTCAATCCGGTGCGCGACCCCACCGATCCCGGTGAGCAGACGCTGAGCGGCTGGGTGACCACCGCCACGGACATCCACGACCGTCTGGTGGCCGAAAGGCGCGCCCAGCGCAACGAGGAACGCTACCGCGCCGTGCTGGAGGGCATGCCGCAGATCGTGTGGCTGACCGACCCGCGCGGCACGTTCGCGTACTTCAACCGCCGCTGGTCGGAATTCGTGGGCGAGGCGCGCGCCGCGCAGCCGCTGAGCAGCCTGATCCACCCGGAAGACCGCGCCGACTACCAGCGCGGCTGGCAGGCAGCCCTGAGTACCGGGCGGGCCTTCGAGGCCGAGCACCGCCTGCTGCGCGCCGACGGCCAGTACCGCGCCTTCGTGACCCGCGGCCTGCCGGTGCTCGACGGCGAGGGGCAGGTCATGGAATGGGTGGGGACGAGCACCGACGTGGACGATCAGGTGTACGCCGAGCAGACCGCCCGCCTGCTGGCCGACGTGACCGAGCAGCTGGCCGGACGCAGCGACGACCCCAGCCACCTGCGCCACGACCGCTACCGCGCCGCGCTGGCCCGCCTGGATACCCGCTTCGTGGACAGCGGCGCCCTGTGGACGGTCAGTCCGACGCAGCTGGTCGCGGTGTCCTCGCCCTCGGCCACGTGGCACGCCGCGGCCCTCCAGGTGGTGGCCGGACGCGCCATCGAGCAGGTCATGTCCAGTGAGGACCCGGTATTCATTGACGCCGATCCGGCGCTGCACCGGGTGCACGCGACCGGCGCGCTGTTCTACCCCCTGACGGGCCGGGACGGCGCGCTGATCGGCGTGCTGGGCCTGCTCTACCGTCAGGCCCTGACCGCCCGGGATCAGGACCTCGCGCAGGAACTCGCGGGGCGTTTCGCGTCCGCCCTAACGAACGACCGCCTGCAGGAGCGCGTGCTGGCCGCGCAGGCCGACCTGCAGCTCCTCAACCAGTCGCTGGAGGAGCGCGTGCAGCAGCGCACCCGGGAACTGGAGAGCGCCAACCGCGAACTGGAGGCCTTCAGTTACTCGGTCAGCCACGACCTGCGCACGCCGCTGCGGCACATCGTGGGCTTCGGCGAGCTGCTCGCCAAGGAGACCGGCGAGGGCCTGAGCCCCAAGGGCCAGCGCTACCTGACGGTCATCAAGGACTCGGCCAGCCGCATGAGCCAGCTCATCGACGATCTGCTGGCCTTCTCGCGCATGGGCCGCCAGGAGATGCGCCAGGTGCCGGTGGACCTGAGGCGCGTGATCGAGACGAGCTGGCACAGCCTGGAGCCTGACCGGGCCGGGCGGGTCATCCGCTTCACGCTGCCGGACAGGCTGCCCACCGTGCAGGGCGACGAGTCCCTGCTGACCCTGGTGTTCACCAACCTGCTCAGCAACGCCATCAAGTACTCGCGGGGCCGTGAGGAGGCGCAGGTGACGGTCAGCGCCGAGACCACTCAACATGAAGTGACGGTAAACGTCCGGGACAACGGCCTCGGTTTCGATCCCCGTTACGCGGATAAACTGTTCGGCGTGTTTCAACGACTGCACCGCGCCGACGAATTCGAAGGCATCGGCATCGGCCTGGCGAACGTCCGCCGGATCGTCACCCGCCACGGAGGCCGCGTGAGCGCCGAGGGACGCCCCGGCGAGGGCGCCACCTTCAGCGTCACCCTGCCCCTCCAGGGGCCCGCATGA
- a CDS encoding sensor histidine kinase has protein sequence MSDALPVSGAPLRVLHLEDSELDHELVTMHVEAELPWPVEFTRVEDEPAFLSALSSVQPHLILSDFALPSYDGLSAYRAAHVRVPSVPFIIVTGAMGEETAVDTLREGVTDYILKQRLERLPSSIRRAMNEVESRIQRERAEREIRALNERLRARLDEVERLRNTAERQSQRLEIQAKQLEEALNLQKTFLAETSHELRTPLTALHGYLRRAEREAGGSQTLQDAQRVAENMTRLVNDLLQLSRGELVQSIEMHFTNLGNLLRQVGRDYGVQAPDGNYEIVGDPGRLTQVFVNLVSNAIRVTGNAGLVQLEVEPRAGEIEVRVVDHGPGVPDAVKPRIFDKFYRGKEAGSAGLGLTIAQQVVTAHGGTIDVIDTPGGGATFRVRLPELEDDEPEDDLSSDLTLSESELDALTETSLREGEREETGADGTETRTGPSGVRPDALA, from the coding sequence ATGAGCGACGCCCTGCCCGTCAGCGGCGCGCCCCTGCGCGTCCTGCACCTCGAAGACAGCGAACTCGACCATGAACTCGTCACCATGCACGTGGAGGCCGAGCTGCCCTGGCCGGTCGAGTTCACGCGCGTCGAGGACGAACCGGCCTTCCTGAGCGCCCTGAGCAGCGTGCAGCCCCACCTGATCCTGAGCGACTTCGCGCTGCCCAGCTACGACGGCCTGAGCGCCTACCGCGCCGCGCACGTGCGGGTGCCCAGCGTGCCGTTCATCATCGTGACCGGCGCCATGGGCGAGGAGACGGCCGTGGACACCCTGCGCGAGGGCGTCACCGACTACATCCTCAAGCAGCGGCTCGAGCGGTTGCCGTCCAGCATCCGCCGCGCCATGAACGAGGTCGAGTCGCGCATCCAGCGTGAGCGGGCCGAGCGGGAGATCCGCGCCCTGAACGAACGCCTGCGCGCCCGACTGGACGAGGTCGAGCGGCTGCGTAACACCGCCGAACGCCAGAGCCAGCGCCTGGAAATCCAGGCCAAGCAGCTCGAGGAGGCCCTGAACCTCCAGAAGACCTTCCTGGCCGAGACCAGCCACGAACTGCGCACCCCCCTGACGGCCCTGCACGGCTACCTGCGCCGCGCCGAACGCGAGGCCGGCGGCAGCCAGACCCTCCAGGACGCGCAGCGCGTCGCGGAGAACATGACCCGCCTCGTGAACGACCTGCTGCAACTCTCGCGCGGGGAACTCGTGCAGAGCATCGAGATGCACTTCACGAACCTCGGGAACCTGCTGCGGCAGGTGGGCCGCGACTACGGCGTGCAGGCCCCGGACGGCAACTACGAGATCGTGGGCGACCCCGGGCGCCTCACCCAGGTGTTCGTGAACCTGGTGTCGAACGCGATCCGCGTGACCGGCAACGCCGGCCTGGTGCAGCTGGAGGTCGAGCCGCGTGCCGGCGAGATCGAGGTGCGGGTCGTGGATCACGGTCCCGGCGTGCCCGACGCCGTCAAACCCCGCATCTTCGACAAGTTCTACCGCGGCAAGGAGGCCGGGTCGGCCGGCCTGGGCCTGACCATCGCGCAGCAGGTCGTCACGGCGCACGGCGGCACCATCGACGTGATCGACACGCCGGGCGGCGGGGCCACCTTCCGGGTGCGCCTGCCCGAACTGGAGGACGACGAGCCCGAGGACGACCTGAGCAGCGACCTGACCCTCAGCGAGAGCGAACTGGACGCCCTGACCGAGACGTCGCTGCGCGAAGGCGAGCGTGAGGAGACAGGGGCGGACGGTACAGAGACCCGGACAGGGCCGAGCGGCGTGCGCCCGGACGCGCTAGCGTGA
- a CDS encoding OsmC family protein encodes MKKTLNVTWLGEQRYLGVSESGHQLLIDNSPTKIGVSPMEALLGALATCTAYDVVEIMKKRRTPLASYRIEVEGERADTDPKRYTTITVRHIASGEGVTEDALSKAAHLSHEKYCSVAASLNSDISVETRVE; translated from the coding sequence ATGAAGAAGACCCTGAACGTCACCTGGCTCGGCGAGCAGCGTTACCTGGGCGTCAGCGAGAGCGGCCACCAGCTCCTGATCGACAACAGCCCCACCAAGATCGGCGTGTCCCCCATGGAGGCCCTGCTGGGCGCCCTGGCCACCTGCACCGCCTACGACGTGGTCGAGATCATGAAAAAACGCCGCACGCCCCTGGCGAGCTACCGCATTGAGGTCGAGGGCGAGCGCGCCGACACCGACCCCAAGCGCTACACGACCATCACCGTGCGCCACATCGCCAGTGGTGAGGGTGTCACCGAGGACGCGCTGAGCAAGGCGGCGCACCTCAGCCACGAGAAGTACTGCTCCGTGGCGGCCAGCCTGAACAGCGACATCAGCGTGGAAACCCGCGTCGAGTAA
- a CDS encoding aspartate aminotransferase family protein — translation MSNVFYRSSKSYPVAVRAGGVFIETQDGRSFLDGSSGALVANIGHGRAAVAQAMAAQASRLAFVHGSQLTSDVLEAYASRLADFLSLPAFRFWAVSGGSEANESAIKLARQYHVERGEPGRFKVITRVPSYHGASLGALAASGMGARREVYAPLIREDAWPKMPKPDPTLSGEEDAERLRAVLEDAGPESVAAFICEPVVGASDAALAPNAGYHARIAAICREYGVLFVADEVMSGMGRCGAPLAVRLDGDVTPDIVVLGKGLAAGYAPLAGLMASPPIYDTVMGGSGAFKHGFTYAGHPVSVAAGLSVLDIVEQEGLVQAARERGAQLLSGLEGLKARHPQVLAVRGQGLLLGVVLGDPATGQASERPGLAERVAAAAREEGLLTYPGSGAVDGVRGDHLLLGPPLSITAAEVNLLLERLDRALLAMTVPA, via the coding sequence ATGTCGAACGTGTTCTACCGCAGCAGCAAGTCGTACCCGGTCGCCGTGCGCGCCGGGGGCGTGTTCATCGAGACGCAGGACGGCCGGTCGTTCCTGGACGGGTCGTCCGGGGCGCTCGTGGCGAACATCGGGCATGGGCGGGCGGCCGTAGCGCAGGCGATGGCCGCGCAGGCGTCGCGGCTGGCGTTTGTGCACGGCTCGCAGCTCACGAGTGACGTGCTGGAGGCGTACGCGTCGCGCCTCGCGGACTTCCTGAGCCTGCCCGCCTTCCGCTTCTGGGCGGTGTCGGGGGGCTCCGAGGCGAACGAGAGCGCGATCAAGCTGGCCCGCCAGTACCACGTCGAGCGGGGCGAGCCGGGGCGCTTCAAGGTGATCACGCGAGTGCCCAGTTACCACGGGGCGTCGCTGGGCGCGCTGGCCGCGTCGGGGATGGGCGCGCGGCGCGAGGTGTACGCGCCCCTGATCCGCGAGGATGCCTGGCCGAAGATGCCGAAACCCGACCCGACCCTGAGCGGCGAGGAGGACGCCGAGCGGCTGCGCGCGGTGCTGGAGGACGCCGGGCCGGAGTCCGTCGCGGCGTTCATCTGCGAGCCGGTGGTGGGCGCGTCGGACGCGGCGCTCGCCCCGAACGCCGGGTACCACGCGCGGATCGCGGCGATCTGCCGGGAGTACGGCGTGCTGTTCGTCGCGGACGAGGTCATGAGCGGGATGGGCCGCTGCGGCGCGCCGCTGGCCGTGCGCCTGGACGGGGATGTCACGCCGGACATCGTGGTGCTGGGCAAGGGGCTGGCGGCGGGCTACGCGCCCCTGGCAGGCCTGATGGCCAGCCCGCCGATCTACGACACGGTCATGGGTGGCAGCGGCGCCTTCAAGCACGGCTTCACGTACGCCGGTCATCCGGTCAGCGTGGCGGCAGGGCTGAGCGTCCTGGACATCGTCGAGCAGGAGGGTCTGGTGCAGGCGGCCCGCGAGCGCGGCGCGCAGCTCCTGTCCGGTCTGGAGGGCCTGAAGGCGCGGCACCCGCAGGTCCTGGCGGTGCGTGGGCAGGGGCTGCTGCTGGGCGTGGTGCTGGGCGATCCGGCGACCGGGCAGGCCTCCGAACGGCCCGGGCTGGCCGAACGGGTGGCTGCCGCCGCGCGCGAGGAGGGCCTGCTGACCTACCCGGGCTCCGGCGCGGTGGACGGCGTGCGCGGCGATCACCTGCTGCTGGGGCCGCCCCTGAGCATCACGGCCGCCGAGGTGAACCTGCTGCTCGAACGTCTGGACCGGGCGCTGCTGGCCATGACCGTTCCAGCCTGA